A window of Eubacteriaceae bacterium ES3 contains these coding sequences:
- a CDS encoding DDE-type integrase/transposase/recombinase — MTEKDKELIALFRYGLIAPLLTDTVSSHAAYLDEISAKTHDVPHYGTRTYNRKTLLEWLRLYRRHGFDALKPKVRTDKGSSRALSAESTKLLLTLRTENIHLSVKLFHEWLIHEGHFTSSDCSYSTVYRLLKKHQLLKPSQTDTADRRRFAHVDINTLWQTDVSHGPYLTLNGKKRKTYLIAFIDDASRRITGAQFMLAEKNEDLLHVLKSALLTCGKPTMLYADNGKIFRSHQLNTSCATLGIALVNTRPYDPKSKGKIERFFKTVRSRFYPLLTDSDLMDLDVLNQRFEAWLARDYHHKLHSSLNEAPMVFYMRGSDRIKHFSDPRIIDEAFLIRATRKVKSDATISLHNALFEASPMFIGKSVDIRYPNECPDEIYLYENSVRILTCKKVIMADNAIAKRNNNVISYSTLGGVPHV; from the coding sequence ATGACTGAAAAAGACAAAGAACTGATTGCTTTATTTCGCTATGGCCTGATTGCGCCATTGCTTACGGATACCGTCTCGTCCCACGCCGCTTATCTGGATGAGATCAGTGCCAAAACCCATGATGTTCCGCATTATGGCACGCGCACCTACAACCGCAAAACCCTGCTGGAATGGCTCCGTCTGTACCGGCGTCATGGTTTTGATGCGCTCAAGCCCAAGGTTCGGACAGACAAGGGTTCTTCCCGGGCTTTATCAGCGGAATCGACTAAACTGCTCCTTACGTTACGAACGGAAAACATCCATTTATCGGTGAAGTTGTTCCATGAGTGGCTCATTCATGAAGGGCACTTCACCAGCTCTGACTGTTCCTATTCCACAGTGTATCGGCTGCTGAAAAAACATCAGCTGTTAAAGCCATCCCAGACGGATACGGCTGACCGCCGCCGTTTTGCCCATGTTGATATCAACACCCTGTGGCAGACCGATGTTTCCCACGGCCCATATCTGACTCTTAACGGTAAAAAGCGCAAAACCTATCTGATCGCTTTTATCGATGATGCTTCCCGGCGAATTACCGGGGCTCAGTTCATGCTGGCTGAAAAGAATGAAGATCTCCTTCATGTCCTTAAATCTGCTTTACTTACCTGTGGCAAGCCCACCATGCTTTATGCTGATAATGGCAAGATTTTCCGTTCTCACCAACTGAATACTTCCTGTGCCACTCTGGGCATTGCACTGGTCAATACCAGACCTTACGATCCCAAAAGCAAAGGCAAAATCGAGCGCTTTTTCAAAACCGTCCGCAGTCGTTTTTATCCGCTTTTGACGGATTCCGACCTGATGGATCTGGATGTCCTCAACCAGCGCTTTGAGGCCTGGCTGGCCCGGGATTATCATCATAAGCTTCATTCAAGTCTCAATGAAGCACCGATGGTCTTTTATATGCGGGGGAGCGACCGAATCAAACATTTCTCTGATCCCCGGATCATTGATGAAGCCTTTCTGATCCGGGCAACCAGAAAGGTCAAGTCGGATGCCACCATTTCGCTGCACAACGCCCTTTTCGAAGCTTCGCCAATGTTTATCGGCAAGAGCGTGGATATCCGCTATCCCAATGAATGCCCTGATGAGATCTATCTTTATGAAAACAGTGTCCGGATTCTTACCTGCAAAAAAGTCATCATGGCGGACAATGCCATTGCCAAACGCAATAACAATGTTATCAGCTACAGCACGTTAGGCGGTGTTCCTCATGTATAA
- a CDS encoding transposase has translation MVHLEHFSDHPLDYITEFYTTERVRIDSCPHCYTRHRLHLHGIYHRHVIWYEDVFSIPVQRHYCIHCGKTVSVLPSFCHPGFQLALPFLLELLWAFFNGAHYANTLAHQHRRFITRRFLLCLNRLIEFFRICHDPLIDFPDFWHKKAIKLLEMVYSVGKPPIFGKRYHDHFKKGFMAH, from the coding sequence ATGGTTCATCTGGAACACTTTTCTGACCACCCGCTGGATTATATCACCGAATTCTACACCACTGAAAGAGTTCGTATTGACAGCTGTCCACATTGTTACACCCGCCATCGACTTCATCTTCATGGTATCTATCACCGGCATGTGATCTGGTATGAGGATGTCTTCTCCATTCCGGTCCAACGTCATTACTGTATTCATTGCGGTAAGACAGTCAGTGTCCTGCCTTCTTTCTGTCATCCAGGATTTCAGCTGGCGCTTCCATTTCTGCTGGAACTGCTTTGGGCCTTCTTTAACGGGGCTCATTATGCCAATACTTTAGCGCATCAGCATCGTCGCTTTATCACCCGGCGTTTTTTACTTTGTCTGAACCGGCTGATTGAATTTTTTCGCATCTGCCATGATCCTTTAATCGACTTTCCTGATTTTTGGCATAAAAAAGCCATAAAGCTTCTTGAAATGGTCTACTCGGTGGGCAAGCCCCCCATCTTCGGCAAAAGATATCACGATCATTTTAAGAAAGGATTTATGGCACATTAA